The Alteribacter populi genomic sequence GCATTAGAGATTATCCGTGGTGGGACAGGGTGGCTGTCTGAAGAGTATTTAACAAGCCTCAAAAAGAAAATTAGCGAGTTACAATCAACAGAAATACAATCAACTCATATTGATAACGACGAGGTGTAGCTAATGTGCGGAAGGTATACGCTTTATGCAGATCCAGACTTCTTAGAACGTGAGTTTGAAATCGAAAATGCAACGGATGTATTTCCGATTGAACACAGATATAATATAGCCCCGAGTCAGGATGTCTTGTCGATTGTAGCAGGAAAGCATGCAAATCGCGCCGGTTTTATGAGGTGGGGGCTAATTCCCACTTGGGCAAAAGACTCTTCTATTGGTTATAAGATGATCAATGCCCGGTCGGAAACCGCTCATGAAAAGCCAAGCTTTAGGTCGTTAATTCAAAAACGACGATGTTTGATTATCGCGAGCGGGTTTTATGAATGGAGAAAAGAAGGGATAAAAAAACAGCCCTACTATATCCAACTTTCATCCAAGGAACCGTTCGTATTTGCAGGACTTTGGGACAGGTGGAAACACGACGGTGATACGATTGTTTCTTGCACGATTTTAACAACAAAAGCGAACGAAAAAATGGCAACCTTACATGACAGAATGCCAGTTATCCTTGACCGCGAAGAAAGGCAGGACTGGTTAAATGGAAATATTACCGACCCTCATTTGCTGGAGCCTTTGTATACACCATATTCTTCAGAAAAAATGTCGTATTATCCGGTAACCTCTTTTGTTAGCTCTCCAAAGAATGAAGGCCCTGCTTGTATAGAAGAGATGACATCAGTTTGATTTGTCCAGTTCCTTTAAAAGTACTGTTAAGTAATGCTGATTGTTAACTCGATCTTCTTGTTTTGTTGTTGCTATGCCATTCTTTGTTCTATCTAGAACCGATTGTATTGTAAAATGACTGGGCTTTAAAGAAGAGTTCATCTCGTTCCATTCAAGCAAAGTCGAAATAGAAGCTTGAGGAAGGGCACGTAAGGAGTACGGAGCGATGATTGTTTTTCCTTTACCGTGCTGCAAATAATCAATGTAAAGCCGGCTGCCACGCTTAGATTTTAATCTTTCCGTCGTTCGTTCGTCAGGGTTTTTCTTGATAAGCACCTCTGCCAAAAAGGATAAAAAAATCCGGCACTGTTTATAAGTGAAAGCACCTGCTGGAATTGGGAGGTAAACTTGGAGTCCTTTTCTGCCAGAAGTCTTAACTAAGCAAGTCAGTCCCCAATCATCACACAGTTCCTTTACATCAATGGCCGCTCTAACAGCCATGGGGAAGTCGTTATTCGTCGGAGGATCAAGATCCATGTACAGTTCCTGGATTTTACCGTCTACCGTCTCAGATGGGATATGAAATTCAATGGCCGCTTGGTTGCCTAACCAAAGCAACGTTTCCATTTTATTCACCACGATTGATTGATGACCCTCCCAATATTTTGTTTCTACAAAAGAAGGTGCAAAATCCGGAACGTTTTTTTGATAAAACGAAGGTTTATGAATCCCGTCAGGGTAACGTATGACCGTAATGGGTCTTTGTTTAAGCCAAGGAAGTAATAAGGGACCGATCAATTGCAAGTAGTGTAAGTAGGCCCGCTTATCAATAGAGGCTTCTGGAAAAAGGATTTTGTCTACGTTTGTTACCCCAACTCGATCAGGAATCGGATGAAGGTCGTGCGTCATCTGTTCTTTAGTATAAGTATTAGCGTCGTCATTCAGCTCAAATGAATGAAAGCGAGGTTCGCGCAGCTCTTTTCCGACCATTCCGGTACAGTTTAGAGTTATACATAAAGGATTTTCTAATTGATATCCCTTTTTGGTCTTACTGCTGTTTGCTCGGACCACCTTTTGGAGCGCCTCTCTTTCTGAAGGTTGTAATCCATGGTGGAATGAACCGACATCGATAATGTTGGCGTTATCCACTACTCCAACTGTAAAATAACCGTTATCTTTCTCCCCAGTTAAAAGCACGCGTACAGCCTTATAATGTTTGATTTTTTGCCAAGTCATTGTTCTTTGGTCGATCCATTTACTTTTAGCCTCCTTTGCTATGATCCCCTCACCGTTATATGCAGTAACCACCTCCCACACTTCGCTTGGGCTAGAATAAGCAGGTATATATTGCACTGGTTTTTCACGGAGCTGTGTAAATTCCGGTGATAAGGGCCAGGATAATTCTTTAAACAAGTGTAATAATTGGGATTTTCTATTTTTAAATGTCTCTGATTTAGTGTTTTTTCCTTTATATTTAAGTAAATCAAAGGCTAAAAAAGAGGCAGGGTGCCTGTTTTGATGAAGCGTAATGGATTGCTGACTTTTCATTCGGCCACGTTTTTGGCAAGCTTCAAAATCACCTGTATAAGCGCTTGTAAGCATCGTTAATTCTCCGTCAAATGTTAGAGGAAGATGCTCAGCCACTTTTTCGGCATTCTTTTTACAAAAGGAAACAATCTCAGGAAATCGCTCGTTTAATGAGTGTTTCCCTCGACTTAGTAGTGTAACCCCGCGTTTTGTCCACTGAAGCTGGCAACGGAAGCCGTCATATTTGACTTCATAATACCAGGAATTTTTATTTTCCGGCCATTCTTCTACTCTTGTTGGTAGCATCACCATAAATTAACAACTCCTGTTCCGACCAATTTTATCTATACATAATGTCCCTCATAAAGATCAAATTAAAAGTAATGAAATGATTTCTAGGAAGGAGGAATGCTTTCATATGCATACGATTTGGAAAGGAACAGTCAGCTTTGGATTAGTGAACATTCCTGTAAAACTGCATGCAGCCACAGAAAATAAAGATATTTCATTGCGACAGCTTCATAAAGAATGTCATACGCCAATACGGTATGACAGAACTTGTCCTAATTGTGAAAAGGAAGTTGAAAAAGAGGAAATTGTACGCGGTTTTGAATATACGAAAAATAAATTTGTTGTCATTGAAGATGAGGAATTAAAAGAAATCCAACAGGCACAAGCGGAACGATCTGTAGAAATTCTTGATTTTGTAAAATTAGAAGAGATTGATCCGATTTACTTTGACCGCAGTTATTATCTTTCTCCCAATGAAGGCGGCTCGAAAGCGTATACTTTGTTAAGGAAAGCGTTAGAAGAGTCCGGTAAAATTGGTGTAGCAAAAATTATGATTCGCGCCAAAGAGCATTTAGCTGTTTTACGTGTATATCAAAATACACTTTTGATGGAAACCATTCATTTTCCTGATGAAGTCCGGCAGGCTGATTTAGTTCCGAACATTCCAGAAGAGGAAAGTATCTCTAAAAAAGAGCTAACTACAGCAAAAATGCTTATTGACCAGCTTACAACTGAATTTGATCCAGAAAAATATAAGGACGAGTACCGTGCGGATCTCATCGACCTCATCGAAAAGAAACAATCTGGAGAAGAAGTGGTCACCGCAAAAGAACCAAAACTTGATACGTCCAATGTGACTGATTTAATGGATGCTCTTCAAGAGTCGATTGAGAAAACAAAAAAAGGAAAGAAAAAATCAACTACGAAAAAGCAGACGTCTCAGAAAAAAAAGAAAAATGCTTAAGCTCTTATGTACTAATAAAACAAACTTTCGAAAAACCAATATTTATAAAACTGCTGATTTTTCAGCAGTTTAATTTTTTTGAGACTGTAATCGAAGGAATCTTACTTTTGAGCGTAAGCAAGCGAATTCTGGTTTGTCATGACTTACTGCAAAAATAACAAGGTTTATATAAATTTACAAAAAAAGCCAAAAACAGCGCTGATACAGAAATAATGTGAGAATTCGATAAGAAAAATTCTAAAAAATCTACAATTTCTTTTGAGGATTATTTCCTATAGTGATAAAATAAACGTGTAAGCGTTTTATGATTTTTACTTGTTGGATAATCTTTCATCCTTCTAATAATTTACATAAGAAAAAGTATGAAAGTAAAACTGATTGTACAATGGAGGTACTGGATTCATGGACACAAAACATGTTCAAATGGATGAAGGGTGGTCTCAATTTCATGGACCTAACCTCGGATATTTGCTTGAAATGTATGATCTTTACGAGGAAGATCGCGGAGCAGTAGACGAGGAACTAAAGGTATTTTTTGAAACATGGGGAGCACCAAGTTCAACTACGAAGGTAGAACAGTTTAATGATGGCGCGGGTGACGTAACAGCTGCAATCCAAGCCGCAAAGTTAGCTGATGACATCAGACGTAATGGACACCTTATGGCAAAGCTCTCATCTGTAGAAGACAGAGTGACAGAAGACTTGTTTAATCTTACGAATTATCACTTAACTGAGGACGCATTAAAGTCAATCCCAGCACAATTGCTGACACCGCATGCGCCAAACTCAGTAAAGAATGGGCTGGATGCGATAGAGCATCTCAAGAAAGCATACAGTTCTGCACTGGCATTTGAATTTAACCAGGTACATGACCTTGAAGAGCGTGAATGGTTATTTAAAATGGTGGAATCCGAAGAGTATCGTCCATCATTTACAGAAGAAATGCGAAAAAATCTTTTAGATCGTCTTAACCACGTAGAAGGGTTCGAGCATTTCCTACATAAGACGTTTGTAGGTCAGAAGCGATTTTCTATTGAAGGTTTAGATTCCATGGTACCGATGCTGGACAACGCTGTCAGAGAATCAGTCCAGGACGGGGCGAACAATGTTATGATTGGCATGGCTCACCGTGGACGTCTGAATGTTTTGGCACATGTGTTAGGAAAGCCTTACGATATCATTTTTTCCGAGTTTCATGACGCACCAAACAAGGAATTGGTACCATCAGAAGGATCTGTTGGGATTAACTATGGCTGGACCGGTGATGTGAAGTACCACCTTGGTGCAGATCGCGAAATTACTGAAGATACAGCTAACGCTACGGTTACACTGGCAAATAACCCAAGTCACCTTGAATTTGTTAATCCTGTTGTTGAAGGCTTTACGAGAGCTGCACAAGACGATAGAAGGGAACCGGGATATCCTAAACAAGATAAATCAAAAGCGATGGCAATTTTAATTCACGGTGACGCAGCATTCCCGGGTCAGGGAATTGTCGCTGAAACGTTAAACTTATCTCAACTAACAGGCTACTCTACAGGCGGAACAGTTCACGTTATCGCCAACAATATGATCGGGTTTACAACATCAAGCCATGACTCCCGCTCAACAAATTATGCAAGTGATTTAGCAAAAGGATTTGAAGTTCCGGTTATTCACGTAAATGCTGACGAACCTGAAGCATGTGTTGCAGCTATGCACCTTGCTTATGAATATCGCAAACAGTTCGAAAAGGACGTCCTGATAGACATTATTGGATATCGTCGTTATGGACATAATGAAATGGACGAACCTGCGGCGACACAGCCAGATTTATACAGAAAAATCCGCAAGCATCCAACAGTTTTTAACTTATACAGTCAAAAACTAGTAGAAAAAGGTATTATTAATGAAAATGATTCAGAAAAAATGCGAAGTGAATTATTGGAAGAGCTTCAATCGAAGTTTGAGAAAATCAAGGAAAATAAGCGAGACTCCGTTGGTGAAATGAACCCTCCTGATACAGTTGTAAAAAGGTTGGATAATATTGAAACAGCGGTTGACTTGGACACGCTAAAAGCAATTAATAACGAATTATTGAACTTTCCTGAAGAATTCAATGTTTTCCCTAAACTCAAGAAGATTCTGCAACGTCGTGCAGGAGCATTTGAAGGAGAAGGATCTATTGATTGGGCTTTAGCTGAAACATTGGCATTTGCGTCGATCCTTAATGATGGAAAACCGATCCGTTTAACTGGACAAGACTCAGAGCGGGGAACGTTTTCTCAACGACACATTGTGCTCACTGACAGTGAAAACAATGAACAATATTCGCCATTACACACAATGGAACAGGCAAAAGCGACATTTGCAGTTCATAATAGCCCTCTTTCAGAAGCGGCTGTTGTAGGGTTTGAATACGGCTATACTGTGCAATCACCAGAAACGTTAACAATCTGGGAAGCACAATATGGTGACTTTTCAAATGGTGCACAAGTCATTTTTGATCAGTTCGTATCTGGTGGAAGAGCGAAGTGGGGACAAAAATCAGGATTAGTCCTTTTATTACCTCATGGTTTTGAAGGACAAGGCCCAGAGCATTCAAGCGGAAGAGTTGAAAGGTTTTTACAGCTTGCTGCTGAAAACAACTGGCATGTGACGAACGTTACAAGTGCAGCTCAATATTTCCATCTTCTACGACGTCAAGCAACGATTCTTGAAAAGGATGAGGTTCGCCCATTAGTGGTGATGACACCGAAGAGCTTGCTTCGTCATGGGAAAGTGATTTCAGCAAGTGAAGAGCTTACGAACGGAATGTTTCAACCTATCCTTGAACAACCGGGATTAGCAGAAAATCCAGAGCAAGTGAAACGATTAGTGTTTACGACAGGAAAACTGGCTATAGATTTAGCGGAAGCAACCGAGGACCTTGAAGATAAAGACACAGTCCACATTGTAAGAGTCGAAGAAATTTATCCGTTCCCTCGCCAAGCTGTTGAAGAGTTAAAAGAGAAATATCCAAATGCTAA encodes the following:
- the ligD gene encoding DNA ligase D — translated: MVMLPTRVEEWPENKNSWYYEVKYDGFRCQLQWTKRGVTLLSRGKHSLNERFPEIVSFCKKNAEKVAEHLPLTFDGELTMLTSAYTGDFEACQKRGRMKSQQSITLHQNRHPASFLAFDLLKYKGKNTKSETFKNRKSQLLHLFKELSWPLSPEFTQLREKPVQYIPAYSSPSEVWEVVTAYNGEGIIAKEAKSKWIDQRTMTWQKIKHYKAVRVLLTGEKDNGYFTVGVVDNANIIDVGSFHHGLQPSEREALQKVVRANSSKTKKGYQLENPLCITLNCTGMVGKELREPRFHSFELNDDANTYTKEQMTHDLHPIPDRVGVTNVDKILFPEASIDKRAYLHYLQLIGPLLLPWLKQRPITVIRYPDGIHKPSFYQKNVPDFAPSFVETKYWEGHQSIVVNKMETLLWLGNQAAIEFHIPSETVDGKIQELYMDLDPPTNNDFPMAVRAAIDVKELCDDWGLTCLVKTSGRKGLQVYLPIPAGAFTYKQCRIFLSFLAEVLIKKNPDERTTERLKSKRGSRLYIDYLQHGKGKTIIAPYSLRALPQASISTLLEWNEMNSSLKPSHFTIQSVLDRTKNGIATTKQEDRVNNQHYLTVLLKELDKSN
- a CDS encoding 2-oxoglutarate dehydrogenase E1 component, with translation MDTKHVQMDEGWSQFHGPNLGYLLEMYDLYEEDRGAVDEELKVFFETWGAPSSTTKVEQFNDGAGDVTAAIQAAKLADDIRRNGHLMAKLSSVEDRVTEDLFNLTNYHLTEDALKSIPAQLLTPHAPNSVKNGLDAIEHLKKAYSSALAFEFNQVHDLEEREWLFKMVESEEYRPSFTEEMRKNLLDRLNHVEGFEHFLHKTFVGQKRFSIEGLDSMVPMLDNAVRESVQDGANNVMIGMAHRGRLNVLAHVLGKPYDIIFSEFHDAPNKELVPSEGSVGINYGWTGDVKYHLGADREITEDTANATVTLANNPSHLEFVNPVVEGFTRAAQDDRREPGYPKQDKSKAMAILIHGDAAFPGQGIVAETLNLSQLTGYSTGGTVHVIANNMIGFTTSSHDSRSTNYASDLAKGFEVPVIHVNADEPEACVAAMHLAYEYRKQFEKDVLIDIIGYRRYGHNEMDEPAATQPDLYRKIRKHPTVFNLYSQKLVEKGIINENDSEKMRSELLEELQSKFEKIKENKRDSVGEMNPPDTVVKRLDNIETAVDLDTLKAINNELLNFPEEFNVFPKLKKILQRRAGAFEGEGSIDWALAETLAFASILNDGKPIRLTGQDSERGTFSQRHIVLTDSENNEQYSPLHTMEQAKATFAVHNSPLSEAAVVGFEYGYTVQSPETLTIWEAQYGDFSNGAQVIFDQFVSGGRAKWGQKSGLVLLLPHGFEGQGPEHSSGRVERFLQLAAENNWHVTNVTSAAQYFHLLRRQATILEKDEVRPLVVMTPKSLLRHGKVISASEELTNGMFQPILEQPGLAENPEQVKRLVFTTGKLAIDLAEATEDLEDKDTVHIVRVEEIYPFPRQAVEELKEKYPNAKEWVWAQEEPSNMGAWHYVFPHLRNLAEDHADVLYIGRRRRSAPAEGDPKAHKQDQQRIVEDALSLNSEGREEE
- a CDS encoding Ku protein, yielding MHTIWKGTVSFGLVNIPVKLHAATENKDISLRQLHKECHTPIRYDRTCPNCEKEVEKEEIVRGFEYTKNKFVVIEDEELKEIQQAQAERSVEILDFVKLEEIDPIYFDRSYYLSPNEGGSKAYTLLRKALEESGKIGVAKIMIRAKEHLAVLRVYQNTLLMETIHFPDEVRQADLVPNIPEEESISKKELTTAKMLIDQLTTEFDPEKYKDEYRADLIDLIEKKQSGEEVVTAKEPKLDTSNVTDLMDALQESIEKTKKGKKKSTTKKQTSQKKKKNA
- a CDS encoding SOS response-associated peptidase: MCGRYTLYADPDFLEREFEIENATDVFPIEHRYNIAPSQDVLSIVAGKHANRAGFMRWGLIPTWAKDSSIGYKMINARSETAHEKPSFRSLIQKRRCLIIASGFYEWRKEGIKKQPYYIQLSSKEPFVFAGLWDRWKHDGDTIVSCTILTTKANEKMATLHDRMPVILDREERQDWLNGNITDPHLLEPLYTPYSSEKMSYYPVTSFVSSPKNEGPACIEEMTSV